The following coding sequences are from one Schizosaccharomyces osmophilus chromosome 1, complete sequence window:
- the swi1 gene encoding replication fork protection complex subunit Swi1: MELDATLQGIVSAIGGFDYSKPDSPYVVGDDALGCLKDLKRYLQIIDEKYKVWQVRFLLSKLRVVVNDLCPILAFWDRNIEDHKQWRIALAALELLVPLTWPLETEQETYRENVDVLKNLQQAQNEYKSCILNYRDGSVLKSILAVILKPLSTSKDSRSVRDNGVIRITLLLLRNLTHINEEQTKNETIVAFQKSNMLDLLVTLTSNLSEFEHLDVYILEIIYYLVRGIGPSRLYRITDDNPTKHNQHELNELLQKESNQSRYLKRNANTRHNRFGTMISIQAEDRRFTIASQNVKTGGLEEVDNLKKHRKRSTRRKHFDDINKSVVLSSNASENIKCFLKEFLEAGFNPLVQNILRALEREDSKVFSHHKTQFMFLQAFFLESFKYITKDNQSEDLYSYDYDYGLISSVLDSRNLIMHQRILVESQEMKLWSQFQASMLLMSRILLTVRFMSLCSIPTYQDLADHILSNLFYQEEVLNIIYHALKSYKTQSFGYLEAITELTMILLKELERYSSAKQFVYVKSRRRKQKSAKLDLPESDEDEEGASKIANDTVQDRLFDINRFQSRYCDNNCINTFTLYLKCYQELTPEQIHRAVSFFYLIFVKLKCQVYLYRLDFLYLLEHMYEDKVYFPSSHPQRKEFDQFFIYYMRKLSEALTRTPAIYLEMPFPKMTDTFFYLQYGKIPLQTSHVGRKGPLYDTVQGLSHVERVAAAIACLINENKGDILDELKTQLNCIIAEKQLYENRNADDAVPENEDQPGIIKLKGDTQVFDDALLKDGKFRLLLNLFGFQEFEEEVSIDALWFMPYELSYNELMESSRLLRQFTDDPPTFEGVDPESLLVRKQRGKVRLPSSSESEAESEQRPLESEVESLSDHIEEKDDPLTFGTRKEAFEKIAKKRKMSKQKNTKNRKLNPSKEPRLRSAKFIVDSDEDSDVEAAFFKAEAALRDRNSRNAFQGLASDETKKEVLQELQLQSSEESE; this comes from the exons ATGGAGTTGGATGCGACATTGCAAGGAATTGTTTCAGCCATCGGCGGTTTTGATTACTCAAAACCGGACTCGCCTTATGTTGTAGGAGACGATGCTTTAGGTTGCttgaaggatttgaaaCGATACCTTCAAATTATCGATGAAAAGTACAAAGTCTGGCAAGTTCGATTTTTGTTATCGAAACTTCGTGTAGTAGTTAATGATTTATGCCCTATTCTTGCTTTCTGGGATAGAAATATTGAGGACCATAAACAGTGGAGGATAGCTTTGGCAGCTTTGGAATTACTTGTTCCATTAACCTGGCCTTTGGAAACTGAACAGGAAACTTACAGAGAGAATGTTGATGTACTGAAAAATTTACAACAGGCCCAAAATGAGTACAAGTCATGCATATTGAATTACAGGGATGGATCTGTTTTGAAATCAATTTTAGCTGTGATATTGAAACCGCTGAGCACAAGCAAAGATTCACGAAGCGTGCGTGATAATGGAGTCATTAGAATTACTCTTCTTCTCTTAAGAAATCTTACTCACATTAACGAAGAACAAACGAAAAACGAGACTATTGTAGCTTTTCAGAAATCCAATATGCTGGATCTCTTAGTTACATTGACATCAAATCTATCTGAATTTGAGCACCTTGACGTTTACATCCTtgaaataatttattacCTTGTTCGCGGAATTGGACCTTCTCGACTTTATAGAATCACAGATGATAATCCCACGAAGCATAATCAACATGAATTGAATGAGTTGCTCCAGAAGGAATCGAACCAATCTCGATATTTGAAACGCAATGCTAATACTCGTCATAACCGCTTTGGCACAATGATTTCAATTCAAGCAGAAGATCGGCGTTTCACCATTGCAAGTCAGAATGTTAAAACCGGCGGTCTTGAGGAAGTCGATAATCTAAAGAAACATAGAAAACGAAGCACTAGAAGGAAACATTTC GATGATATCAACAAGTCCGTAGTACTTAGTTCGAACGCAAGTGAAAATATCAAAtgctttttgaaagaattccTTGAAGCTGGCTTTAATCCCCTTGTCCAGAATATATTACGGGCTCTGGAAAGAGAAGATTCGAAAGTATTCTCGCATCATAAAACACAATTTATGTTTTTGCaagcattctttttggaatcgTTCAAATATATTACTAAGGATAATCAGAGTGAGGATTTATATTCTTATGACTATGACTATGGCTTAATATCTTCTGTCTTAGATTCTCGCAACTTGATTATGCATCAACGAATATTGGTAGAATCtcaagaaatgaaattatgGTCTCAATTTCAAGCCTCAATGCTTTTAATGAGTAGGATCCTTTTAACTGTTCGTTTTATGTCGTTGTGCTCAATACCTACTTACCAAGATCTTGCCGACCATATTTTGTCTAATTTGTTCTATCAAGAAGAAGTcttaaatataatttatcATGCTTTGAAAAGTTATAAAACACAATCGTTTGGTTACCTTGAAGCAATTACTGAGTTGACgatgattttgttgaagGAGTTGGAAAGGTACTCTAGTGCAAAGCAATTCGTATATGTGAAGAGTCGTcgaagaaaacagaaatcAGCAAAATTGGACTTGCCAGAATCTGACGAAGATGAGGAGGGCGCATCAAAAATAGCGAATGATACTGTTCAAGACAGGCTGTTTGATATTAATCGTTTCCAGTCAAGGTATTGTGATAATAATTGCATAAATACCTTTACGTTATACTTGAAATGCTATCAAGAACTTACTCCTGAGCAAATTCATAGAGCtgtgtcttttttttatttaatttttgtgAAATTGAAGTGTCAAGTCTACTTATATCGCCTTGATTTCCTCTATTTGCTGGAACACATGTATGAAGACAAAGTTTACTTCCCTTCTTCTCATCCTCAAAGAAAGGAGTTTGATCAGTTTTTTATCTATTACATGCGAAAACTTTCAGAGGCACTAACTAGGACTCCGGCTATTTATCTCGAAATGCCTTTCCCTAAAATGACTgatacctttttttatttacaatatggaaaaattcCATTACAAACAAGTCATGTTGGTAGGAAAGGGCCCTTATATGATACCGTTCAAGGATTGTCTCATGTCGAAAGGGTTGCAGCGGCTATCGCTTGCTTGATTAATGAGAATAAAGGGGATATTCTAGACGAGTTGAAAACACAATTAAACTGCATAATAgcagaaaaacaattataTGAGAATAGGAATGCCGATGATGCTGTACCTGAAAACGAAGATCAACCGGGTATAATCAAACTTAAAGGGGATACTCAAGTTTTCGACGATGCTCTGTTAAAGGATGGAAAATTTCGTTTGCTCTTAAActtatttggttttcaagaatttgaagaagaagtatcTATAGATGCTTTATGGTTTATGCCATATGAGTTATCTTACAATGAGCTTATGGAGTCTTCAAGGTTACTTCGTCAATTTACAGATGACCCTCCTACATTTGAAGGAGTTGACCCTGAGAGTTTGCTAGtgagaaaacaaagaggCAAAGTTAGGCTACCTTCTAGTAGTGAATCTGAAGCAGAATCTGAACAAAGGCCATTAGAGTCAGAGGTCGAGAGTTTGAGCGAccatattgaagaaaaagacgATCCTTTGACATTTGGTACTCGTAAGGAGgcatttgaaaagatagcaaagaaaaggaagatgagtaaacaaaaaaatacaaagaacAGGAAGCTTAATCCATCCAAAGAACCCCGATTGCGCTCAGCGAAATTTATAGTTGATTCTGATGAAGATTCTGATGTTGAAGCTGCCTTTTTTAAGGCCGAAGCGGCCTTGCGTGACAgaaattcaagaaatgcATTCCAAGGTTTAGCATCGGACGAAACTAAAAAAGAGGTGTTACAAGAACTACAATTACAAAGCTCGGAAGAATCTGAATAG
- the rad3 gene encoding ATR checkpoint kinase Rad3 translates to MSQFIQRRSESLNLTPKYSDDRHVFEQLLIEITLFDQDAASQNNSRSIPVTFQIIQILVEAGLFVLESDDYKNILIPSNLLKEAKQSIQCLLLILKKCPEVLCEETPCGVLLTWLLPRTIFVFKNFQLADLFDDICELHHTLFHFLFVKDYLWPFQSVYLRAWKYYIDTISSSLLETTNLSFPLRMLPLDPRPLSLVGGKFDGKEETNFPIIIDNYQEACSFYLESVHVFAKYLAPINKLNDVSLYFLNGYWIKPKYLNFLFLLKKLVITDISCLTHTRCRAIQCLIFFFLKSAIVQNSPCQKTKDLLLMFAKSYLFSFPHVSSFVDYTYALYFLSLCILPDSYSESSRSFSLHLLSSQTLMTICNDEHSDSHTSVLLFKYLLENKKDNIYKIIYEKNKVLGTENTDKCGFYRSSTLNQLFSFAFFLAYPFSAKTNLEVPPVKLCPLKSFSEWLLSSGSSSIDDVNCMLSDVLSSLASISDHELQEFELSLCKQHSSNELLSFQGCLACDSNVVQYREKNAKLLNIPSDQIFLKLLDSDLIKCSETKLYFALRALNRWLNHTNPRYLLVSHQMKEKLIPLLCSTTRSVRILAASVVPKVFFNSSIQKDVDLLRNIRMEVLRTLKDISSSDVSLMETTIITWENVGRLAEGEELHLVLLQIISIAIEFDIYYQGICLHALQSIARSRRVSVWKLLSPYWPTISVTIIRGMTSKPNIVGLFAEAMDISESDFLIRTQSYTLPYLVLTKNHHVISRIAELSQTDVAALCLTNMHKILAVLLTTDYPNLEESVMLLLSLASSDFRKIDLSSLLRSDPIALTVELLQLYNSGVPREKIENALKKVALMVSQSSSELSDSDEDKLLHDFFNNHILGILAEFSNILNDLKGKTSVNDKIRTIVGIREMFTLSGNAIKLGLPQILSSLQNAFQDDTLRSYAIDTWLQLVSYINEPEYTSIASLSLVLFPIIYKKLRGQEAETVQKVFDFIASDPHNCLSELRWAIPTTLDLPCFKDNTRDIFSKLQNDDFFVNIEDIIKCLRNEHESVCYLGLQKLDIFLENKQEELHEVLYSDASDSILDQLLRCLLDCCIKFAHSNDEIAKLCTRNIAKLGAVDPSRLEARSNIQQTVVLDNFEDGEESLRFILDFIQSQLIPAFLVTTDTKAQGFIAYALQEFLKLGGFKSAVLNNKKSTSLTVVAEHWKALPDLSKRVLIPFLNSKYHLTLVPKLDINFPIFKQNMDTHSWVQEISLKLTEFPHSQNADRIFSICSKVIKDQEMSIPCFLLPFLVLNVVITEKDEVVELVIAEFQYIINQPSPDGLDSIGKQRYASFVNLFFNIVDYLNNWLRMRKKRNWSRRSALARRENRYMSVDDLTTQENSVSKVESFLLRFPSKTLGLVSLNCGFHARALFYWEQHIRTALLEKPGSLLDSDYRILQDVYTGIEDPDGIEAVSLNFHDYSLDQQLLLHENSGKWDSALSCYEILVQNYPENHRAKVGLLNAMLQSGHYESLVLSVDSLMETDSEASTSSKIIDLGIEAAWHSLSVNSLQKCIQKSNLQTFDAKLGEIFQNYLLQESDLATMEYQLEPLYAEAASIISNIGAHSSYDCYEMLSKLHALYDFSKIAEIDLTPNSQEKLEVFLHRRLNKVAPYGRYRHHILSTHLVAFSRFKLREKLAGIYLEIARFSRKNGQAQRAYNAILKAMELDKPQATIEHARWWWHQGQQRKAIAELHSSLENNIFDGESFNIKNKKASQTGNPLKGKVYLELTKWLGKAGQLGLKDLETHYSKSVEIYAEWEKNHYYLGHHRVLMFEEEKKLPVYEQSERFLSGELVTRIINEFGRSLYYGTSHIYESMPKLLTLWLDFGAEELRLSKDDGEKYFREHINLSRKKSLELMNSNICRLAVKIPQYFFLIALSQMISRICHPNNKVYKILEHLVANVIATYPSETLWQLMATIKSISQKRSVRGKSILNVLQSKKVAITSKIDLRVLSQSAILLTEKLVDLCNTRIDSKAVKMSLKNHFKMVFDTPVELVIPARSFLNISLPATDANRITHHPFPKNQPEILKFEDEVDIMNSLQKPRKVYVRGTDGNVYPFLCKPKDDLRKDARLMEFNNVICKILRKDQEANRRNLCIRTYVVIPLNEECGFIEWVNHTRPFRDILLKNYRQKNIPISYQEIKVDLDMALRSPNPGESFEKTMLPKFPPVFYEWFVESFPEPNSWVNSRRNYSRTLAVMSIVGYVLGLGDRHGENILFDEFTGEAIHVDFNCLFDKGLTFEKPEKVPFRLTHNMVDAMGPTGYEGGFRKASEITMKLLRSNQDTLMSVLESFLHDPLVEWNRRKITGRYPGNEANEVLDTIRKKFQGYMPGETIPLSVEGQIQELIRSAVSPKNLVEMYIGWAAYF, encoded by the coding sequence ATGAGCCAGTTCATTCAACGAAGGTCAGAGTCCTTAAATTTGACTCCAAAATACAGCGATGACCGACATGTCTTTGAGCAACTTTTAATAGAGATTACACTTTTTGATCAGGATGCTGCTTCTCAGAATAATTCGAGGTCAATCCCAGTAACCTTTCAGATAATCCAAATTTTAGTCGAAGCTGGGCTTTTTGTATTAGAAAGTGATGACtacaaaaatattttaattcCTTCGAATCTACtcaaagaagcaaaacagTCAATCCAATGTTTATTGCTGATCCTGAAAAAATGCCCAGAAGTTTTATGCGAAGAAACGCCTTGCGGTGTTTTACTCACTTGGTTACTCCCTCGCAcaatctttgtttttaaaaattttcagCTGGCTGATTTATTTGACGATATTTGCGAATTGCATCACACacttttccatttcctttttgtcAAGGACTACCTCTGGCCTTTTCAAAGCGTTTACTTGCGAGCATGGAAATATTACATCGATacgatttcttcttctttgttaGAAACTACaaacctttcttttcctctgCGAATGTTGCCTCTTGACCCACGTCCATTGTCGTTGGTAGGGGGAAAATTCGATGGTAAAGAAGAGACCAACTTTCCAATTATCATTGATAACTATCAAGAGGCTTGCTCGTTTTACCTCGAAAGCGTTCATGTTTTCGCCAAGTATCTTGCTCCTATCAACAAACTAAACGATGTGTccctttattttttgaacgGCTATTGGATTAAGcctaaatatttaaatttcctatttcttctcaaaaaaCTAGTCATTACAGACATTTCGTGCTTAACTCATACCCGCTGTCGTGCCATACAATgcttaattttctttttcttgaaatcTGCCATCGTTCAGAACTCACCTTGCCAAAAAACCAAGGATTTATTACTTATGTTTGCCAAATcttatcttttttcatttccgCATGTGTCAAGTTTTGTCGATTATACGTACGCTCTctactttctttctctttgtaTATTACCAGATTCATACTCTGAATCTTctcgttcattttctttgcatttaCTATCTTCTCAAACTTTAATGACCATTTGTAATGATGAACACTCTGATTCTCATACATCCGTTCTACTCTTCAAATATCTGTTggaaaataagaaagataatatttataaaattatttatgagaaaaataaagtttTGGGAACTGAAAATACAGATAAATGCGGGTTTTATAGATCTTCTACTTTGAATCAATTATTCTCCTTTGCGTTCTTTTTGGCTTACCCTTTCTCAGCGAAAACCAATTTAGAAGTACCGCCTGTCAAACTTTGCCCtttaaaatctttttctgaGTGGTTGTTGTCTTCTGGTTCCTCCAGCATTGACGATGTGAACTGCATGTTATCTGATGTTTTATCAAGTTTGGCTTCAATTTCTGATCATGAATTACAGGAATTTGAGTTATCTTTATGCAAGCAACATTCAAGCAATGAATTGTTATCATTTCAAGGCTGTCTTGCATGCGATTCTAATGTTGTCCAATACCGGGAAAAAAATGCCAAACTTTTAAATATACCCTCTGACCAAATATTTCTAAAGTTATTAGATTCTGATCTAATTAAATGCtcagaaacaaaattatattttgcTTTAAGGGCCCTTAATCGTTGGTTAAATCATACTAATCCCCGATATTTATTGGTATCACACCagatgaaagaaaagttaaTTCCACTACTTTGTAGTACCACAAGGTCTGTTCGGATACTGGCAGCTTCTGTCGTCCCAAAGgtgttttttaattcttccattCAAAAGGACGTGGATCTCTTACGGAATATTCGAATGGAAGTGCTAAGGACTTTAAAAGATATATCTTCAAGCGACGTATCTTTAATGGAAACAACCATAATTACATGGGAGAATGTGGGTCGCTTAGCAGAAGGCGAAGAGCTTCACCTGgttcttttgcaaattaTCTCAATAGCAATAGAATTTGACATATACTACCAAGGTATTTGTTTGCATGCCCTCCAAAGTATTGCTCGTTCAAGAAGGGTTTCTGTTTGGAAACTACTATCTCCTTATTGGCCTACAATATCTGTAACTATCATTAGAGGTATGACTTCCAAACCCAACATCGTTGGACTATTTGCTGAAGCAATGGATATATCTGAAAGCGATTTTTTAATTCGCACTCAATCCTATACACTCCCCTACCTTGTCTTAACTAAAAACCATCATGTTATTTCCCGGATTGCTGAATTATCACAGACTGACGTCGCAGCCTTATGTTTGACGAATATGCATAAAATTCTGGCCGTTTTATTAACCACCGATTATCCAAACCTGGAAGAAAGTGTCATGCTATTATTAAGTCTGGCTTCCTCAGATTTTCGAAAAATTGACCTTAGTTCATTATTAAGGTCTGATCCTATAGCTTTAACCGTAGAGTTGCTTCAGTTATATAATTCCGGAGTTCCAAGGgagaaaattgaaaacgCTTTGAAGAAAGTAGCTTTGATGGTATCTCAATCATCTTCTGAACTTTCAGATTCCGACGAAGATAAATTGCTTCATGACTTCTTTAATAATCATATTTTGGGAATCTTAGCtgaattttcaaatattttgaatgaCCTAAAAGGGAAAACGTCTGTTAACGATAAAATACGTACAATTGTCGGAATTCGAGAAATGTTTACCCTTTCCGGTAATGCTATTAAGCTAGGATTACCTCAAATACTGTCAAGCTTGCAAAATGCGTTCCAGGATGATACATTACGTTCATATGCTATTGACACCTGGTTACAATTAGTATCCTACATTAATGAACCTGAATACACTTCCATAGCCAGTCTCAGTCTTGTACTTTTCCCaattatatataaaaagcTTAGAGGGCAAGAGGCAGAGACGGTACAAAAAGTCTTCGATTTTATTGCTTCCGACCCTCATAATTGTTTATCGGAATTAAGATGGGCAATTCCTACTACTTTAGACTTGCCTTGTTTTAAAGATAACACTAGAGATATATTCTCGAAATTGCAGAATGATGATTTCTTCGTCAACATTGAAGATATTATCAAATGTCTAAGAAACGAGCACGAATCAGTTTGCTACCTGGgtcttcaaaaacttgatATCTTTTTAGAGAATAAGCAAGAAGAATTGCATGAGGTACTCTATTCGGATGCTTCAGATTCCATTTTGGATCAGTTGTTACGTTGCTTGCTTGACTGCTGCATAAAGTTTGCACATAGTAATGATGAAATAGCAAAGCTTTGTACGCGAAACATCGCGAAGCTTGGTGCTGTTGATCCTAGCCGCTTAGAAGCTCGGAGCAATATTCAACAAACGGTCGTGTTAGATAATTTTGAGGATGGCGAGGAAAGTTTACGGTTCATATTGGATTTCATTCAATCTCAACTAATTCCTGCATTTCTTGTGACAACCGACACAAAAGCTCAAGGCTTTATAGCCTACGCATTGCAGGAGTTTTTAAAATTAGGGGGATTTAAATCTGCTGTGCTAAATAACAAGAAAAGTACATCATTAACCGTAGTTGCGGAGCATTGGAAAGCTTTACCTGACCTTTCTAAGCGAGTGcttattccttttttgaattccaAATATCATCTTACTCTTGTCCCTAAATTGGATATTAACTTTCCAATATTCAAGCAGAATATGGACACTCACTCATGGGTTCaagaaatttctttgaagCTGACAGAGTTTCCTCATTCTCAAAATGCTGACAGAATTTTCAGCATATGTTCCAAAGTGATTAAGGATCAAGAAATGTCGATACCTTGCTTTTTACTTccatttttggttttaaatGTCGTCATAACTGAGAAAGATGAAGTTGTTGAGCTAGTTATTGCTGAATTTCAGTATATAATTAATCAACCCAGCCCTGATGGATTAGACTCTATCGGAAAGCAGAGATATGCATCATTTgtcaatttgttttttaacaTTGTTGATTACTTAAACAATTGGCTTCGTATGcgaaaaaagagaaattggAGTAGACGCTCTGCGTTAGCTAGAAGAGAAAACCGATATATGTCTGTTGATGACTTGACTACTCAGGAAAATTCTGTCAGCAAGGTagaaagttttcttttacgctttccttcaaaaacacTGGGccttgtttctttaaacTGTGGATTTCATGCTCGCGCTTTGTTTTATTGGGAACAGCACATTAGAACTGCCCTTTTGGAAAAGCCAGGCTCTCTTTTAGATTCAGATTACCGCATTTTGCAGGACGTTTATACAGGAATAGAAGATCCTGATGGAATTGAAGCCGTTTCTCTAAACTTTCATGATTATTCTTTAGATCAACAACTTTTGTTGCATGAAAATTCTGGTAAATGGGATTCGGCACTTAGTTGCTACGAAATACTTGTACAAAATTACCCAGAGAACCATAGAGCAAAAGTTGGGCTGCTGAACGCAATGCTACAATCTGGGCATTACGAATCCTTAGTGTTATCCGTGGATTCGCTAATGGAAACAGATTCTGAAGCAAGCACTTCATCTAAAATCATTGACTTAGGGATTGAAGCAGCGTGGCATTCTTTGTCCGTTAACTCCCTTCAAAAATGCATACAGAAAAGTAATTTGCAAACTTTTGATGCCAAACTCGGAgaaatcttccaaaattaCTTATTGCAAGAATCGGACTTGGCAACGATGGAATACCAATTGGAACCCTTGTATGCCGAGGCTGCTTCTATAATTTCGAATATTGGCGCCCATTCTTCCTACGATTGCTATGAAAtgctttcaaaacttcATGCACTTTACGATTTCAGTAAAATTGCTGAAATTGATTTAACCCCAAATTCCCAGGAAAAActtgaagtttttcttcaccGCCGACTCAATAAAGTGGCCCCCTATGGAAGATACAGACACCATATTTTGTCGACACACTTGGTTGCTTTCAGCCGATTTAAGTTACGAGAGAAGTTAGCAGGTATCTATCTAGAGATCGCTAGGTTTTCGCGAAAAAATGGCCAGGCTCAAAGGGCCTATAATGCCATTTTAAAGGCTATGGAACTTGATAAGCCTCAAGCTACAATTGAACATGCTAGGTGGTGGTGGCATCAAGGGCAACAACGAAAAGCCATAGCCGAACTACATTCATCTCTCGAAAACAACATTTTCGATGGGGAATCTTTtaacataaaaaacaagaaggCATCCCAAACGGGAAACCCACTCAAAGGTAAAGTTTATCTAGAGCTTACTAAATGGCTTGGAAAAGCTGGTCAGTTAGGACTTAAGGATTTGGAAACTCACTACTCTAAATCTGTCGAAATCTATGCGGAATgggaaaaaaatcattacTATTTAGGCCATCACCGAGTTTTAATGTTCgaggaagagaagaagCTTCCTGTTTACGAGCAAAGCGAGAGGTTCCTTTCAGGTGAATTGGTAACTCGTATAATAAACGAATTTGGTCGATCTTTATATTATGGGACCAGTCATATATATGAAAGCATGCCTAAGCTTTTAACTCTATGGTTGGATTTCGGAGCAGAGGAATTACGgctttcaaaagatgaCGGAGAAAAATACTTTCGGGAACATATAAATTTATCACGTAAAAAATCATTAGAGTTGATGAATTCTAATATATGCCGATTAGCAGTTAAAATTCCtcaatattttttcctcATTGCTCTTTCTCAAATGATATCTCGGATTTGCCATCCGAATAATAAAGTCTATAAGATTTTAGAGCACTTAGTTGCTAATGTTATCGCGACTTATCCAAGTGAGACACTCTGGCAACTGATGGCTACTATCAAGTCTATTTCCCAAAAACGTTCTGTCAGAGGAAAAAGCATCCTGAACGTTCTTCAATCTAAAAAGGTTGCTATTACTTCAAAAATCGACCTTAGGGTATTAAGTCAGTCCGCCATATTACTAACAGAAAAATTGGTGGATTTATGTAACACTCGAATAGATAGTAAAGCTGTTAAAATGAGCTTAAAGAATCATTTCAAAATGGTATTTGATACGCCCGTTGAGCTTGTTATACCTGCCCGctcttttttaaatataagCTTACCTGCTACGGATGCAAATCGGATTACCCACCatccttttccaaagaatcAGCCTgagattttgaaattcgAAGATGAAGTTGATATTATGAATTCTCTACAAAAACCGAGAAAAGTTTATGTCAGAGGTACTGATGGCAATGTATATCCGTTCTTATGTAAACCAAAGGATGATTTGAGAAAAGACGCTCGGCTAATGGAGTTCAACAATGTGATTTGCAAAATACTACGCAAAGATCAAGAAGCTAACAGAAGAAATTTGTGTATACGAACTTACGTTGTCATTCCCTTAAACGAGGAGTGTGGCTTTATCGAATGGGTTAACCATACTCGCCCTTTTAGAGATATTTTGCTGAAGAACTATCGGCAGAAAAATATTCCTATATCCTATCAGGAAATTAAAGTCGATTTAGATATGGCTTTAAGAAGCCCAAATCCTGGAGAAAGTTTTGAGAAAACGATGCTACCAAAGTTTCCCCCAGTCTTTTATGAATGGTTCGTCGAATCATTTCCCGAACCAAACAGCTGGGTTAATAGCCGCCGAAATTACAGTCGTACTTTAGCTGTTATGTCCATTGTTGGTTATGTTTTAGGTCTGGGTGATCGTCATGGTGAGAATATACTCTTCGACGAGTTTACCGGTGAAGCTATACATGTTGATTTCAACTGCCTCTTTGATAAGGGCTTGACGTTTGAGAAACCAGAAAAGGTTCCTTTCAGACTGACGCACAACATGGTGGACGCTATGGGCCCAACCGGTTACGAAGGCGGTTTCCGTAAGGCAAGTGAGATAACAATGAAACTTTTACGATCAAATCAAGATACCCTAATGAGTGTTCTTGAATCGTTCCTTCATGATCCTTTAGTGGAATGGAATAGGCGAAAAATTACAGGAAGATATCCGGGTAATGAGGCTAATGAAGTTTTAGACACGATTCGAAAAAAGTTCCAAGGCTATATGCCTGGTGAAACCATTCCCCTTTCAGTGGAAGGTCAAATTCAAGAGTTAATTCGATCTGCAGTTAGTCCAAAAAACCTCGTTGAAATGTACATTGGCTGGGCAgcttatttttaa
- the mxr2 gene encoding peptide-methionine (R)-S-oxide reductase MsrB, whose amino-acid sequence MRRVFLKSVPALQYRCFHTRFVQKQQSTNMKYPLDKPDEEWRKELDPEQYRVIRKKGTELPGAGKFTNAFPEKGVFVCAACKELLYKADTKFESHCGWPAFYENLPGKVNRIEDDSFGMQRTEVVCSNCGGHLGHIFKGEGYPVPTNERHCINSVSLDFHKEETNNK is encoded by the coding sequence ATGAGACGAGTTTTTCTCAAGAGTGTTCCTGCATTACAATACCGTTGCTTTCACACCCgttttgttcaaaaacaacaatcaACAAATATGAAGTACCCACTGGATAAGCCAGATGAAGAATGGCGCAAAGAACTTGATCCGGAACAGTACCGTGTAATCCGAAAAAAAGGTACAGAGCTTCCGGGTGCTGGAAAATTCACAAACGCTTTCCCAGAGAAAGGTGTCTTTGTATGTGCAGCTTGTAAAGAGTTACTGTACAAAGCTGATACGAAATTCGAGAGCCACTGTGGATGGCCTGCCTTTTACGAAAATTTACCAGGAAAAGTGAACAGAATAGAGGatgattcttttggaaTGCAACGTACTGAGGTTGTTTGCTCAAATTGCGGCGGCCATTTGGGCCATATTTTCAAGGGCGAGGGCTATCCCGTACCTACGAATGAACGCCATTGTATCAATTCTGTGAGCTTGGATTTTCacaaagaagaaaccaaCAATAAGTAG